From the Priestia koreensis genome, one window contains:
- a CDS encoding acyl-CoA dehydrogenase, translated as MFFKLSEEHEMIRKMVRDFAKNEVAPTAAERDEEERFDRAIFDKMADLGLTGIPWPEEYGGIGSDYLAYCIAVEELSRVCASTGVTLSAHTSLAGWPIYKFGNEEQKQKYLKPMAQGKSIGGYGLTEPGSGSDAGGMRTTAKKDGDHYILDGSKIFITNGGIADFYVVFALTDPSQKQRGTSAFIVEKDMPGFSVGKKESKLGIRSSPTTEIVFEECRVPKENMLGEEGDGFKIAMMTLDGGRNGIAAQAVGIAQGALDAAVAYAKEREQFGKPIALQQGIGFKLADMATQVEAARLLTYQAAWLESEGLPYGKESAMSKLFAGDAAMKVTTEAVQVFGGYGYTKDYPVERFMRDAKITQIYEGTQEIQRLVISRYLTK; from the coding sequence ATGTTTTTTAAACTATCTGAAGAGCATGAAATGATTCGTAAAATGGTTCGTGACTTTGCGAAAAATGAAGTAGCACCTACAGCAGCAGAACGTGATGAAGAAGAGCGCTTTGATCGCGCAATCTTTGATAAAATGGCAGACCTTGGACTTACAGGTATTCCATGGCCTGAAGAGTACGGTGGAATTGGAAGCGATTACTTAGCTTATTGTATCGCAGTTGAGGAGTTATCAAGAGTATGTGCATCAACGGGTGTAACCTTATCTGCTCACACATCATTAGCAGGTTGGCCAATTTACAAGTTTGGTAACGAAGAGCAAAAACAAAAGTACTTAAAACCAATGGCACAAGGAAAAAGTATCGGCGGTTACGGATTAACAGAACCAGGATCTGGATCTGATGCGGGTGGTATGAGAACAACGGCGAAAAAAGATGGAGACCACTACATTTTAGACGGATCGAAAATCTTTATTACGAACGGTGGCATAGCTGACTTTTACGTTGTGTTTGCTTTAACAGATCCAAGTCAAAAGCAGCGCGGTACGAGTGCCTTTATCGTTGAAAAGGATATGCCAGGTTTTTCAGTTGGGAAAAAAGAAAGTAAGCTTGGAATTCGTTCCTCACCAACAACAGAGATTGTTTTTGAAGAATGCCGTGTGCCAAAGGAAAACATGTTAGGTGAAGAAGGAGACGGCTTTAAAATTGCGATGATGACGCTAGACGGAGGTCGAAATGGAATCGCTGCACAGGCTGTTGGAATTGCACAAGGAGCGTTAGATGCAGCTGTCGCTTATGCGAAAGAGCGCGAACAATTTGGAAAACCGATCGCACTTCAGCAAGGAATTGGCTTTAAATTAGCTGATATGGCGACACAAGTTGAAGCAGCGCGTCTATTAACCTATCAAGCAGCATGGCTTGAATCAGAAGGGTTACCTTATGGAAAAGAATCCGCAATGTCCAAGCTTTTTGCTGGTGACGCTGCAATGAAAGTGACAACAGAAGCGGTTCAAGTATTTGGTGGTTATGGATATACGAAAGACTATCCGGTAGAGCGTTTCATGCGTGATGCAAAAATTACTCAAATCTATGAAGGCACTCAAGAGATCCAACGCTTAGTTATTTCACGCTACTTAAC
- a CDS encoding acyl-CoA dehydrogenase, which yields MSLTFTAEQKMLQKMIRDFAQKEVEPFIPRMEKGEFPSEILAKMGELGLMGIPIPDEYDGAGLDFISYILAIHELSKVSATLGVILSVHTSVGTNPILYFGTEEQKQRYIPKLASGQYLGAFCITEPQAGSDAAGLKTRAEKRGNEYILNGSKMFITNGGEADTYIVFAKTDADKGTRGISAFIVEKSMPGFIVGKDEHKMGLNGSRTVQLHFDQMRVPAENLLGKEGEGFTIAMANLDVGRIGIAAQSLGIAEAALEAATDYANTRVQFGKPIVRQQGVGFKLADMATQVEAAKLLVYQAAYLRANGLPCGKQASMAKLFASTTAMNVSTEAIQVFGGYGYTKEYPVERYFRDAKVCEIYEGTSEIQRIVISKHL from the coding sequence ATGAGCTTAACTTTCACGGCTGAACAAAAAATGCTTCAAAAAATGATTAGAGACTTTGCTCAAAAAGAAGTAGAGCCTTTTATTCCGAGGATGGAAAAAGGAGAGTTTCCATCTGAAATCTTAGCAAAGATGGGTGAGCTAGGATTAATGGGAATTCCGATTCCAGACGAGTATGACGGGGCAGGACTGGATTTTATCAGCTATATTTTAGCGATTCATGAACTATCAAAAGTGAGTGCTACACTGGGAGTCATTTTATCTGTTCATACATCTGTCGGAACAAACCCGATCTTATATTTTGGAACGGAAGAACAAAAACAGCGCTACATTCCAAAGCTAGCTTCAGGTCAATATCTAGGTGCTTTTTGTATTACAGAACCACAGGCTGGGTCAGATGCTGCGGGGTTAAAAACACGAGCAGAAAAGAGAGGGAACGAATACATCCTGAATGGCTCTAAAATGTTTATTACAAACGGCGGAGAGGCGGATACGTATATCGTGTTTGCTAAGACCGATGCAGATAAAGGCACAAGAGGAATTTCAGCTTTTATCGTTGAAAAATCAATGCCGGGCTTTATCGTTGGAAAAGATGAACACAAAATGGGGTTAAACGGATCTAGAACGGTACAGCTTCATTTTGATCAAATGAGGGTGCCAGCGGAAAACCTGCTTGGAAAAGAAGGCGAGGGCTTTACGATCGCCATGGCGAACTTGGATGTGGGCCGTATAGGGATTGCCGCCCAATCATTAGGGATCGCCGAAGCAGCTCTTGAAGCGGCAACGGATTATGCCAATACGCGTGTTCAGTTTGGAAAACCAATCGTCCGTCAACAGGGCGTTGGGTTTAAATTAGCTGATATGGCGACACAGGTAGAAGCAGCAAAGCTTCTTGTCTATCAGGCTGCTTATCTTCGTGCCAATGGTCTTCCATGTGGGAAACAAGCGTCTATGGCAAAATTATTCGCTTCTACGACAGCGATGAATGTGTCCACAGAAGCGATTCAAGTGTTCGGAGGATACGGGTATACAAAAGAATACCCGGTAGAGCGATATTTCAGAGATGCAAAGGTTTGTGAGATTTATGAAGGAACGAGTGAAATTCAACGTATCGTCATCAGCAAGCATTTATAA
- a CDS encoding 3-hydroxybutyryl-CoA dehydrogenase, giving the protein MNIQTVMITGAGQMGSGIAQVFAMAKYDVILHDIAQEAVERGMKGIQRNLEKQVDKGKLSSQELHDIVDRFTLTTNLQEAERADLIIEAAVENMEVKKSIFARLDVIAKEDAILATNTSSLPITEIAAVTKSTERLIGMHFMNPVPVMKLVEIIRGLATSQETYDAVHEVVKTLNKVPVEVNDFPGFVSNRILMPMINEAIFTLYEGIATKEAIDEVMKLGMNHPMGPLTLADFIGLDTCLYIMETLHEGFGDDKYRPCPLLRKYVKAGWLGKKTGRGFYTYS; this is encoded by the coding sequence ATGAATATTCAAACGGTAATGATCACGGGCGCTGGACAAATGGGGTCTGGTATTGCACAAGTGTTTGCGATGGCAAAGTACGATGTTATTTTACATGATATTGCGCAGGAAGCTGTTGAACGAGGAATGAAAGGTATTCAGCGCAACCTTGAGAAACAAGTGGATAAAGGAAAGCTTTCTTCTCAGGAGCTACATGATATCGTGGATCGTTTTACGCTCACAACAAATTTACAGGAAGCAGAGCGTGCGGATCTGATTATTGAAGCAGCGGTTGAAAACATGGAAGTAAAGAAAAGCATTTTCGCACGATTAGATGTCATTGCGAAAGAGGACGCTATTTTGGCAACGAACACGTCATCATTGCCAATCACGGAGATTGCCGCAGTGACAAAATCGACCGAGCGCTTGATCGGAATGCACTTTATGAATCCAGTTCCTGTGATGAAGCTTGTGGAGATCATTCGCGGCTTAGCAACTTCTCAAGAGACGTATGATGCGGTTCATGAGGTCGTAAAAACCTTAAACAAAGTGCCAGTCGAAGTGAACGATTTCCCAGGTTTTGTTTCCAACCGTATTTTAATGCCAATGATCAACGAAGCCATTTTTACGCTTTACGAAGGAATTGCGACAAAAGAAGCCATTGATGAAGTAATGAAGCTTGGTATGAATCATCCAATGGGACCTCTTACACTAGCTGATTTTATCGGCTTAGATACGTGTTTGTATATTATGGAAACGTTGCATGAAGGATTTGGGGATGACAAATACCGCCCATGTCCTCTTCTCAGAAAATATGTAAAAGCAGGGTGGCTTGGCAAGAAGACAGGTAGAGGCTTTTATACGTACTCATAA
- a CDS encoding acetyl-CoA C-acetyltransferase — translation MTKTVILSGVRTPVGKLGGALSTLKASELGGISIKEALTRAQLEGKDVQQVIMGSVLQGGQGQIPSRQAAHHAGLPFEVGTETINKVCASGLRSVTLADQIIRSGDEEVIVAGGMESMSNAPYILPKARFGFRMGDGLAKDLMTHDGLTCSFTGVAMGEYGSQSADEMEISREEQDRWALRSHERAIKAQENGNWGEEIVPVSIPQRKGDPLVVSTDEAPRKDTSFERLSALKPIFDQAGTITAGNAPGVNDGAAALVLMSEERAQKEGRTPLATILGHTSMATEPKDFPKTPGLVINKLLEKTGKSVDDIDLFEINEAFAAVALISAKLSNIDEEKINVNGGAVAMGHPIGASGARIIVSLIHELKRRGGGIGVASICSGGGQGDAIMIEVH, via the coding sequence ATGACTAAAACAGTGATTTTAAGTGGCGTACGTACACCTGTAGGGAAATTGGGAGGAGCACTAAGTACATTAAAAGCTTCTGAGTTAGGCGGCATATCAATTAAGGAAGCGCTTACTCGTGCGCAGTTAGAGGGAAAAGATGTACAGCAAGTCATTATGGGAAGCGTGCTGCAAGGAGGACAAGGACAAATTCCTTCTCGCCAGGCTGCTCATCATGCGGGTTTACCATTTGAAGTTGGCACAGAAACCATTAACAAAGTGTGTGCTTCTGGGTTGCGAAGCGTCACACTCGCAGATCAAATTATTCGTTCAGGAGACGAGGAAGTAATCGTCGCTGGTGGAATGGAATCGATGAGTAACGCTCCTTACATTCTTCCGAAAGCACGCTTTGGTTTCCGCATGGGGGATGGACTTGCAAAAGATTTAATGACTCATGACGGCTTAACGTGTAGCTTCACGGGTGTGGCAATGGGGGAATACGGAAGTCAGTCAGCTGATGAGATGGAGATCTCAAGAGAAGAACAGGATCGCTGGGCATTACGTAGCCACGAGCGAGCAATTAAAGCGCAGGAAAATGGTAACTGGGGAGAAGAGATTGTCCCTGTGTCTATTCCGCAGCGAAAAGGAGATCCACTTGTTGTTTCAACTGATGAGGCGCCGAGAAAAGATACGTCGTTTGAACGCCTTTCTGCTTTAAAGCCAATTTTTGATCAAGCAGGAACGATTACAGCAGGGAATGCACCAGGTGTTAATGATGGGGCAGCAGCACTTGTCTTAATGAGCGAGGAACGTGCACAAAAAGAAGGAAGAACACCACTTGCAACGATTTTAGGTCACACATCAATGGCGACAGAGCCGAAGGATTTCCCGAAAACACCGGGTCTGGTTATTAACAAACTGCTTGAAAAGACGGGCAAGAGCGTAGATGATATTGACCTGTTTGAAATTAATGAGGCATTTGCAGCGGTAGCTCTTATTAGTGCAAAGCTATCCAACATTGACGAAGAAAAAATTAATGTAAATGGCGGAGCGGTTGCGATGGGACATCCAATCGGCGCAAGCGGAGCACGTATTATTGTTTCACTTATTCATGAACTGAAAAGACGCGGTGGGGGAATCGGCGTTGCATCCATCTGTAGTGGTGGCGGCCAAGGTGATGCCATTATGATCGAAGTACATTAA
- a CDS encoding heterodisulfide reductase-related iron-sulfur binding cluster has protein sequence MKGLLWANLILFLFVTAYAISLFVYLIRTRMAYIKLGKKVEFDGRVKERLDKIWVNVFGQKKLLKDKKSGAIHVMFFYGFILVQFGAIDFIWKGLKPGSHLPLGPVYPIFTFFQEIVSLVILVAVVWAFHRRYVEKLVRLKRGFKSGLVLLFIGGLMLSVLIGNGVSIVWFDEEFSWFEPVASVISVVLSGIGEHPSIVIFYIAWWIHLIFLLSFLVYVPQSKHAHLIAGPVNVFYNRLSNPGKLEKIDFEDETQESFGVGKIEDFTQHQLIDMYACVECGRCTNMCPATGTGKMLSPMDLIIKMRDHLTEKGAAITSKAPWVPTYAFSNTKGNQLAMSASGLGATESAATLEYNPSLIGDVITEEEIWACTTCRNCEDQCPVMNEHVDKIIDLRRYLVLTEGKMEPDAQRAMTNIERQGNPWGLNRKERETWRDEHEFVRIPTVKELSKAGEEFEYLFWVGSMGSYDNRSQKISLAFAKLLNEAGVKFAILGNKEKNSGDTPRRLGNEFLYQEMVTKNIEEFEKAGVKKIVTIDPHAYNTFKNEYPDFGLEAEVYHHTELLAQLVEEGRLKPTHELSETVTFHDSCYLGRYNEVYDAPRNILKSIPGVNLVEMERNREKGMCCGAGGGLMWMEETAGSRINVARTEQAMMVNPTVISSGCPYCLTMLSDGTKAKEVEDRVGTYDVAELLEQSVFGKKKEVAS, from the coding sequence ATGAAGGGTTTATTGTGGGCAAACTTAATACTATTTTTATTTGTAACCGCTTACGCCATCTCGCTTTTTGTCTATTTAATTCGGACGCGCATGGCCTACATCAAGCTAGGAAAGAAAGTGGAGTTTGATGGCCGTGTCAAAGAACGTTTAGATAAAATCTGGGTGAACGTATTTGGACAAAAAAAGCTATTGAAGGATAAGAAGAGTGGGGCCATCCACGTCATGTTCTTCTATGGATTTATTCTTGTTCAATTTGGCGCAATTGATTTTATTTGGAAGGGGCTAAAGCCGGGTTCGCATTTGCCGCTAGGACCTGTCTATCCAATTTTCACGTTCTTCCAAGAGATTGTATCACTTGTGATTTTAGTTGCTGTTGTATGGGCGTTCCACCGCCGTTATGTTGAAAAGCTTGTTCGACTAAAAAGGGGTTTTAAGTCAGGGCTTGTTCTATTATTTATCGGTGGATTGATGCTGTCTGTTTTAATTGGAAATGGGGTATCAATCGTTTGGTTTGACGAAGAATTTTCTTGGTTCGAACCAGTTGCATCTGTTATTTCAGTCGTGCTAAGTGGGATAGGGGAGCATCCATCAATCGTGATCTTCTACATTGCATGGTGGATTCACTTAATTTTCCTGCTTTCATTCTTAGTGTACGTGCCACAATCAAAGCATGCTCACTTAATTGCAGGACCTGTGAACGTGTTCTACAACCGCTTATCAAACCCTGGTAAGCTAGAAAAAATTGATTTTGAAGATGAAACACAAGAAAGCTTTGGGGTAGGGAAGATTGAAGATTTTACACAGCATCAGCTTATTGATATGTATGCATGTGTAGAATGTGGACGCTGTACGAATATGTGTCCGGCAACGGGAACAGGAAAAATGCTGTCACCGATGGATTTAATTATCAAAATGCGTGATCATCTAACGGAAAAAGGTGCAGCGATTACATCTAAAGCTCCTTGGGTTCCAACGTATGCTTTTTCAAATACAAAAGGAAATCAATTAGCAATGTCAGCTTCAGGATTGGGTGCTACAGAGTCTGCTGCGACGCTCGAATACAATCCTTCCTTAATCGGAGATGTCATCACAGAAGAAGAAATTTGGGCTTGCACAACTTGCCGAAACTGTGAAGATCAATGTCCAGTTATGAACGAACATGTGGATAAAATTATTGATTTGCGCCGTTACCTAGTTCTAACGGAAGGGAAAATGGAGCCAGATGCACAGCGTGCAATGACAAATATCGAACGCCAAGGAAATCCTTGGGGTCTAAACCGTAAAGAAAGAGAAACTTGGCGTGATGAGCATGAATTTGTTCGCATTCCAACAGTAAAAGAATTAAGCAAGGCTGGCGAGGAATTTGAGTACCTGTTCTGGGTAGGATCAATGGGTTCTTACGATAACCGTAGCCAAAAAATTTCACTTGCTTTTGCAAAGCTATTAAATGAAGCGGGTGTGAAGTTCGCGATTCTAGGGAACAAGGAGAAAAACTCTGGAGATACGCCTCGTCGTCTTGGAAATGAGTTCTTATATCAAGAGATGGTAACAAAGAATATCGAGGAGTTTGAAAAAGCAGGTGTGAAGAAGATTGTTACAATCGACCCGCATGCTTATAACACATTTAAAAATGAGTATCCTGACTTTGGATTAGAAGCCGAAGTTTATCATCATACAGAGCTTTTAGCACAGCTAGTAGAAGAGGGTCGATTAAAGCCAACTCACGAGTTATCTGAGACGGTAACATTCCATGATTCTTGCTATCTAGGACGTTACAATGAAGTGTACGATGCGCCTCGTAATATTTTAAAATCCATTCCAGGCGTGAACTTAGTTGAAATGGAACGTAATCGCGAAAAAGGAATGTGCTGTGGTGCTGGTGGAGGCTTAATGTGGATGGAAGAAACCGCTGGAAGCCGTATCAACGTCGCTCGTACTGAGCAAGCAATGATGGTTAATCCAACTGTTATCAGCTCTGGATGTCCGTACTGCTTAACGATGTTAAGCGATGGTACGAAAGCGAAGGAAGTAGAAGACCGTGTTGGAACATATGACGTGGCAGAACTTCTAGAACAATCCGTATTTGGCAAAAAGAAAGAAGTAGCTTCTTAA
- the cls gene encoding cardiolipin synthase, with the protein MLATLIVILLLIIFIAWLAIDFAAGKRAMLRSIPEPKYPSRTGSLQLFTNGNHLYEDYFAEIEKAMSFVHILFYVVQDDDISKKFFALLERKAKQNVEVRLLVDWIGSAKMTSKSIRSLKASGVHFSYSHLPKFPYLFYTLNARNHRKVTIVDGKIGYIGGFNIGQEYLGLNPVLGNWKDYHLKMRGKAVEDLEMQFLLDWKRATSEDLLDCSDYFCSLPEGDLEMRIMSSEGKSLESDFLSLIERSEKELCIGTPYFVPSQRLFQALLDALKRGVSVHILMPMKPDHKFVKDAAFAYIPALLEAGCHIHQYYYGFYHAKTIIVDETICDIGTGNFDKRSIFLNSEINCFITTPSFAKHARDTFFRNVNECKPLELYHIEKRTLFEKGKEMVATWVSPFL; encoded by the coding sequence TTGCTAGCGACATTAATCGTAATTTTATTACTCATTATCTTCATCGCATGGCTCGCTATTGATTTTGCTGCAGGAAAACGAGCAATGTTACGATCCATTCCCGAACCGAAATATCCTAGTCGAACAGGTTCCCTCCAACTTTTTACGAACGGCAATCATTTATATGAGGATTATTTTGCAGAAATTGAAAAAGCCATGTCATTTGTCCATATTCTTTTTTATGTCGTTCAAGACGATGATATTAGTAAAAAATTCTTTGCGCTTCTGGAAAGAAAGGCGAAGCAGAATGTTGAAGTTCGTCTTTTAGTGGATTGGATCGGAAGTGCAAAGATGACGTCGAAATCTATTCGCTCGTTAAAAGCAAGCGGCGTTCATTTTTCTTATAGTCATTTACCCAAATTTCCGTATTTGTTTTACACATTAAATGCCCGCAATCACCGAAAAGTTACGATTGTGGATGGAAAAATTGGTTATATCGGAGGATTTAATATTGGACAGGAATATTTAGGATTGAATCCCGTGCTCGGCAACTGGAAGGATTATCACCTAAAAATGAGGGGAAAAGCAGTAGAGGACTTAGAAATGCAATTTCTTTTAGACTGGAAGCGAGCTACTTCAGAGGATTTATTGGATTGCTCCGATTACTTTTGTTCCCTTCCTGAAGGTGACCTAGAGATGCGTATTATGTCCTCAGAAGGAAAGTCCTTGGAATCTGATTTTTTGTCTCTAATTGAGCGATCAGAAAAAGAACTGTGCATCGGAACTCCTTACTTTGTACCAAGTCAGCGGCTATTTCAAGCTCTTTTAGACGCTTTAAAACGAGGAGTAAGTGTTCATATCCTTATGCCGATGAAGCCTGATCATAAATTTGTAAAAGACGCTGCGTTTGCTTACATACCCGCTCTTTTAGAAGCCGGGTGTCATATTCATCAATATTATTATGGGTTTTACCATGCTAAAACAATTATCGTAGATGAGACCATTTGTGACATTGGAACAGGAAATTTCGATAAGAGAAGCATTTTCTTAAACAGTGAAATTAATTGCTTCATAACGACCCCTTCGTTTGCGAAGCATGCACGAGATACGTTTTTTCGAAACGTAAATGAATGTAAGCCACTGGAGCTTTATCACATCGAAAAGCGAACACTATTTGAAAAAGGAAAAGAAATGGTGGCAACATGGGTTTCCCCTTTCTTGTAA
- the uvsE gene encoding UV DNA damage repair endonuclease UvsE: MLVRFGYVSHALSLWEASPARTLTFTRWQKLPKEERLEKLISVTRENIWNTKRAIFYNIAQEIPLYRLSSSLVPLATHPEAKWDYESIFEEEWRDLGRLIKEHKLRVSFHPNQFTLFTSDKRHVTENAVSDMQYHYNVLKAMGLEEESVINIHVGGAYGDKTKAVERFHQNIKQLPNEIKQRMTLENDDKTYTTDETLTICQHQQIPLMFDYHHHQANPGEEKLENLLASVFDTWSHMNLNPKVHISSPKSENAFRSHADYVSLEFVEPFFRLARELGRDFDVMIEAKRKDQALLKLVEDIASIRGVKRIGGATIQWK; the protein is encoded by the coding sequence ATGCTCGTTCGATTCGGATATGTTTCACATGCTCTATCTCTTTGGGAAGCATCCCCTGCTCGAACGTTAACGTTCACAAGATGGCAGAAGCTCCCGAAAGAAGAGCGGCTAGAAAAACTGATTTCCGTTACCCGTGAAAATATTTGGAACACAAAGCGCGCTATTTTTTATAACATTGCGCAAGAAATCCCACTATATCGCCTCTCCTCTTCCCTTGTTCCTCTTGCTACACATCCGGAAGCAAAGTGGGATTATGAGTCGATTTTCGAGGAAGAATGGCGGGATTTAGGTCGTCTCATTAAAGAACATAAACTACGGGTTAGCTTTCACCCGAATCAATTTACGCTGTTTACTAGTGACAAAAGGCACGTCACCGAAAATGCCGTCTCTGATATGCAATATCATTACAATGTGTTAAAGGCGATGGGTCTTGAAGAGGAATCGGTTATCAATATCCACGTCGGGGGCGCTTACGGAGACAAGACCAAAGCCGTAGAGCGATTTCATCAAAATATTAAGCAGCTTCCAAACGAAATTAAACAGCGAATGACGCTCGAAAATGATGACAAAACGTATACAACGGATGAAACATTAACGATCTGTCAGCACCAGCAAATTCCCCTCATGTTTGATTATCATCACCATCAAGCAAATCCAGGTGAAGAAAAGCTTGAAAACTTACTAGCTTCTGTGTTTGATACGTGGTCACATATGAATTTAAATCCTAAAGTACATATCTCCTCACCGAAATCGGAAAATGCCTTTCGAAGCCATGCAGACTATGTGTCATTAGAGTTTGTGGAACCTTTTTTCCGGCTGGCTAGGGAGCTAGGACGGGATTTTGATGTCATGATTGAGGCAAAGCGTAAGGATCAGGCACTTTTAAAGCTTGTCGAGGATATTGCATCTATTCGCGGAGTTAAGCGAATCGGTGGCGCAACGATTCAGTGGAAATAA
- the argS gene encoding arginine--tRNA ligase produces the protein MNIVEQVKDRLKEEVKQAVLKAELAQEEQIPEVVLETPKDKAHGDYSTNMAMQLARVAKKAPRMIAEAIIENFDKSKASIEKIEIAGPGFINFYMDNSYLTDVIPTVLKAGAAYGESDAGKGEKIQVEFVSANPTGDLHLGHARGAAVGDSLCNVLDKAGYDVSREYYINDAGNQINNLALSVEARYMQALGMEKEMPADGYHGQDIVGIGKALAEEYGDKYVNVDEEERFNFFRDYGLKYEMKKLQQDLEEFRVKFDVWYSETSLYKNGKIEDALETLREQGHIYEEDGATWFRSTTFGDDKDRVLIKQDGSFTYLTPDIAYHQDKIKRGFGKLINIWGADHHGYIPRMKAAIQALGYGKDTLEVEIIQLVHLFKDGEKMKMSKRTGKAVTMRDLIEEVGLDATRYFFAMRSGDTHLDFDLDLAVSQSNENPVYYAQYAHARICSILRQGEESGIVLDDKADLSHISSEKEMDLLKKVGEFPEAVAEAATKRIPHRITNYIFDLSSTFHSFYNAEKVLDAENAERSKARLELVKAVQITLQNALALIGVSAPEKM, from the coding sequence GACTACTCCACAAATATGGCGATGCAGTTAGCGCGCGTAGCGAAAAAGGCACCAAGAATGATTGCTGAAGCTATCATTGAAAACTTTGATAAATCAAAAGCATCCATTGAAAAGATTGAAATTGCAGGTCCTGGTTTTATTAACTTTTATATGGATAACAGCTACTTAACAGACGTTATTCCAACGGTATTAAAAGCTGGCGCAGCTTACGGTGAATCAGATGCTGGAAAAGGTGAAAAAATTCAGGTTGAGTTCGTTTCTGCGAACCCAACAGGTGATCTTCACTTAGGACATGCTCGCGGGGCGGCAGTTGGTGATTCATTATGTAACGTTCTTGATAAAGCAGGTTATGACGTTTCTCGTGAATATTACATTAACGATGCAGGGAATCAAATTAACAACTTAGCTCTTTCTGTTGAAGCACGCTATATGCAAGCACTAGGCATGGAAAAAGAAATGCCAGCAGACGGCTATCACGGTCAGGACATCGTCGGAATTGGTAAAGCATTAGCAGAAGAGTACGGCGATAAATACGTAAACGTAGACGAAGAAGAGCGTTTTAACTTCTTCCGTGATTACGGGTTAAAATATGAAATGAAAAAGCTTCAACAGGACTTAGAAGAGTTCCGCGTTAAATTTGACGTTTGGTATTCAGAAACATCTCTATACAAAAATGGAAAAATTGAAGACGCGTTAGAAACGCTACGTGAGCAAGGACACATCTATGAAGAAGACGGGGCAACATGGTTCCGTTCCACAACGTTTGGTGATGACAAAGATCGCGTATTAATCAAGCAAGATGGTTCATTCACATACTTAACGCCAGATATTGCGTATCATCAAGATAAAATCAAGCGTGGGTTCGGCAAGCTAATTAATATCTGGGGTGCGGATCATCACGGATATATTCCACGTATGAAAGCGGCTATTCAAGCATTAGGATACGGGAAAGATACGTTAGAAGTTGAAATCATTCAGCTTGTTCACTTATTCAAAGATGGCGAAAAAATGAAAATGAGTAAACGCACGGGTAAAGCTGTTACGATGCGTGATTTAATTGAAGAAGTAGGATTAGATGCAACACGTTACTTCTTTGCAATGAGAAGTGGAGATACGCATCTAGACTTTGACTTAGATTTAGCGGTATCTCAATCAAATGAAAATCCTGTATACTACGCACAATATGCTCATGCACGTATTTGCAGTATTCTTCGCCAAGGTGAAGAATCTGGAATCGTATTAGATGACAAAGCAGATCTATCTCATATTTCATCTGAAAAAGAGATGGACTTACTTAAAAAAGTTGGGGAATTCCCAGAAGCGGTAGCGGAAGCAGCGACAAAACGTATTCCACACCGCATCACAAATTATATCTTTGATCTTTCTTCTACGTTCCACAGCTTCTACAATGCTGAAAAAGTATTGGATGCTGAAAATGCGGAAAGAAGTAAAGCACGCCTTGAACTAGTAAAGGCTGTTCAAATTACACTTCAAAATGCTTTAGCGCTAATTGGCGTTTCTGCTCCAGAGAAAATGTAA